One Paenibacillus sp. FSL W8-0186 genomic window carries:
- a CDS encoding glycosyltransferase family 2 protein, with the protein MKLLSVAIPCYNSQDYMRYCIESLLPGGEDVELLIVNDGSSDRTAMIADEYARRYPTIVKAIHQENGGHGEAVNAGLRNATGLYFKVVDSDDWVDVRAYLKILQTLQELQNDDKIVDMAISNFVYEKEETSYRKIMKYSGVLPEGKIFTWDDVKPFRKGQYLLMHSIIYRTQMLKDCGLELPKHTFYVDNLFVYVPLVHVKKMIYMNVDFYRYFIGREDQSVQESIMIKRIDQQLKVNKLMVRQVDMDSIPHPNLRRYMFAHLEIVTVVSAILLIRSGTAENLMKKKELWKFIKDTDIQLYQELKYGFMGRLIHLPGRAGRLISVGAYKISQRLVGFN; encoded by the coding sequence ATGAAATTATTATCCGTAGCCATCCCTTGCTATAATTCGCAGGATTATATGAGATATTGCATTGAATCCCTTCTGCCAGGGGGGGAGGATGTCGAGCTGCTTATCGTCAATGATGGATCATCCGATCGCACAGCGATGATTGCCGATGAGTACGCCAGGCGTTATCCAACGATCGTCAAAGCGATCCACCAGGAGAACGGCGGACACGGAGAGGCGGTCAATGCCGGGCTCCGGAATGCAACGGGATTGTATTTCAAGGTCGTGGACAGCGATGATTGGGTAGACGTTAGGGCTTATCTGAAAATTTTGCAAACCTTGCAGGAATTACAGAATGACGACAAAATCGTAGATATGGCCATCAGCAATTTTGTCTATGAAAAGGAAGAAACCAGTTACAGAAAGATCATGAAGTATAGCGGAGTGCTTCCGGAAGGCAAAATTTTCACCTGGGATGACGTGAAGCCTTTTCGCAAAGGCCAATATCTCCTGATGCATTCCATCATATACCGGACGCAAATGCTCAAGGATTGCGGTCTGGAGCTGCCTAAGCATACCTTCTATGTCGATAATTTATTCGTATATGTACCGCTCGTGCATGTGAAGAAGATGATTTATATGAATGTCGATTTCTACAGATATTTCATCGGCCGGGAAGATCAGTCCGTACAGGAGAGCATCATGATCAAGAGGATTGATCAGCAGCTCAAAGTGAACAAATTGATGGTCAGGCAGGTCGACATGGACAGCATTCCCCATCCGAATCTCCGCCGCTATATGTTCGCTCATCTTGAGATTGTAACGGTAGTCTCGGCGATTCTGCTGATCCGTTCCGGGACAGCCGAGAACCTTATGAAGAAAAAAGAGCTGTGGAAGTTCATTAAAGATACGGATATCCAGCTGTATCAAGAGCTCAAATACGGATTTATGGGCAGGCTGATCCATTTGCCGGGACGAGCCGGCCGCCTGATTTCCGTAGGAGCATACAAAATATCGCAAAGACTAGTTGGGTTTAACTAA
- a CDS encoding glycoside hydrolase family 3 C-terminal domain-containing protein: protein MKYRELIAQMTLEEKASLMSGKDFWQTQDISRLGIPSIFLADGPHGIRKQAVAADKLGLNAGVPATCYPTAATVANSWNVELGEKVGEYLGEEAISQKVNVLLGPGVNMKRNPLCGRNFEYFSEDPYLAGKMAASYIRGIQSQGISACVKHFAVNNQEERRMSIDTIVDERTLRENYLTAFEIAVKEGRTKSIMSSYNKINGTYANENMHVMQDILRGEWGYQGVVVTDWGGSNDRVSGLLAGNELEMPTTSGETDQEIIEAVQSGRIPEEVLDECVDRLLDLIFSTEAVYQRPRLEFNVEQHHRVSQKVAEESIVLLKNEGNILPLKFGKKVAVIGDFAKDARYQGAGSSIVNPTILDHTLDCFEESGIVSIGYEPGFERYGKRNPRKIAKACALAEKADAVLLYLGLDEVTEADGLDRKSMQIPENQIDLLHALHEVNPNIIVILSSGSAVEMPWIGKVRGLLHGYLGGQAGARAILRVLSGDVNPSGKLAETYPLRYEDTPSFRYFPGNELTVEYRESMYIGYRYYDTADVDVLFPFGYGLSYTTFDYSDIKVGQSGVTFTLTNSGDRAGMEVAQLYVGCKSSDIFRPRKELKGFVKVFINAGESKRVTIPFDDKTFRYFNVKTNAWEVEEAEYTIMVGASSADIRLAGYLHVMGTGAPAPYDKDKLPSYYSGRISDVSVDEFEHLIGRKVPVATWDRSKPLGYNDTIEQCQYAKGAVARLAYHLIVFAYWFLRKIGKRSTANLIMMSVYHTPFRGIARMTGGVVNMAMVDGLLMIVNGRFFKGLRHFLKERSRKVKAEKLRWQKNGQ, encoded by the coding sequence ATGAAGTATAGAGAATTGATTGCGCAAATGACGTTGGAAGAGAAAGCTTCCTTAATGTCAGGCAAGGATTTCTGGCAAACGCAGGACATTAGCCGGCTGGGCATACCCAGCATATTTCTTGCCGATGGACCGCATGGCATCCGAAAACAGGCCGTAGCCGCGGATAAGCTGGGCCTAAATGCCGGGGTTCCCGCAACCTGTTATCCGACGGCAGCGACGGTAGCTAACAGCTGGAATGTGGAGTTGGGGGAGAAGGTCGGAGAGTACTTGGGGGAAGAGGCGATTTCCCAGAAGGTCAACGTCCTGCTCGGCCCTGGCGTGAACATGAAGCGTAATCCCTTATGTGGAAGAAACTTCGAATACTTCAGCGAGGACCCTTATCTGGCCGGCAAGATGGCCGCCAGTTATATTAGAGGCATCCAGTCGCAGGGAATTTCCGCCTGCGTCAAGCATTTTGCCGTGAACAATCAAGAAGAGAGACGGATGTCCATCGACACGATCGTCGACGAAAGAACCCTGAGGGAAAATTATTTGACCGCCTTTGAAATTGCGGTAAAGGAAGGCCGGACGAAGTCAATCATGTCTTCCTACAATAAAATAAACGGTACATATGCAAATGAGAACATGCATGTAATGCAGGATATTTTACGCGGCGAATGGGGCTACCAGGGCGTCGTCGTCACGGATTGGGGCGGCAGCAACGACCGGGTGTCAGGGCTTCTGGCCGGCAATGAACTGGAGATGCCGACGACGTCGGGGGAGACGGATCAAGAAATCATCGAAGCCGTGCAAAGCGGGAGAATTCCTGAAGAGGTTCTGGACGAATGCGTGGACCGGCTCCTCGACCTTATTTTTTCGACGGAGGCCGTATATCAGCGGCCCCGGCTGGAGTTCAATGTGGAGCAGCACCACCGGGTATCGCAGAAGGTCGCGGAGGAGTCCATCGTTCTGCTCAAGAACGAGGGGAATATCCTGCCGCTTAAATTCGGCAAGAAGGTAGCTGTTATCGGTGATTTTGCCAAGGATGCGCGATATCAAGGGGCGGGGTCGTCGATCGTTAACCCGACGATTCTGGATCATACCTTGGACTGCTTTGAGGAGTCGGGTATCGTGAGCATCGGCTATGAGCCGGGCTTTGAGCGCTACGGTAAGAGGAATCCGCGCAAAATCGCCAAAGCCTGCGCTCTAGCAGAGAAAGCCGACGCCGTGCTGCTGTATCTCGGTCTGGATGAAGTGACGGAAGCCGATGGTCTGGATAGAAAGAGCATGCAAATTCCAGAGAACCAGATCGACTTGCTTCACGCCTTGCATGAGGTGAATCCGAATATAATTGTGATTCTTTCCAGCGGCTCAGCGGTGGAAATGCCATGGATTGGCAAGGTGAGAGGATTGCTGCATGGTTATTTGGGAGGCCAGGCAGGAGCGAGAGCTATCCTTCGGGTATTATCCGGCGATGTTAATCCTTCGGGCAAGCTGGCCGAGACGTATCCGCTTCGTTATGAGGATACTCCCTCGTTTCGCTATTTTCCGGGGAACGAATTGACGGTTGAATACCGGGAGAGCATGTATATCGGTTATCGTTACTACGATACGGCGGATGTGGATGTGCTGTTCCCCTTCGGATACGGCCTCAGCTATACTACCTTCGACTATTCGGATATTAAGGTCGGCCAGTCTGGGGTTACCTTCACATTAACCAACTCGGGTGACCGGGCCGGCATGGAGGTTGCGCAGCTGTATGTCGGCTGTAAGTCCAGCGATATATTTCGGCCGCGCAAAGAGCTGAAGGGCTTTGTTAAAGTATTTATCAATGCCGGCGAGTCCAAGAGAGTGACGATTCCTTTTGACGATAAGACATTTCGTTATTTCAACGTGAAGACCAATGCGTGGGAAGTCGAAGAAGCGGAATACACGATTATGGTTGGAGCCTCCAGTGCAGATATCCGCTTGGCCGGTTACCTTCATGTGATGGGTACGGGGGCGCCCGCTCCTTATGACAAGGACAAGCTGCCGTCCTATTACTCTGGCCGGATCAGCGATGTCAGCGTTGACGAATTTGAGCATCTGATCGGCCGGAAGGTGCCGGTGGCTACGTGGGACAGATCCAAGCCGCTGGGCTATAATGATACGATTGAACAATGCCAGTATGCGAAGGGCGCTGTGGCCAGACTGGCCTACCATTTGATTGTGTTCGCCTATTGGTTCCTGAGAAAAATCGGCAAACGAAGCACAGCGAATCTGATCATGATGTCCGTCTACCATACCCCGTTCAGGGGAATCGCCAGAATGACGGGCGGCGTGGTGAACATGGCTATGGTGGATGGTCTTCTGATGATCGTCAATGGCCGTTTCTTTAAGGGTTTGCGTCATTTTTTGAAGGAGCGAAGCCGTAAAGTGAAGGCGGAGAAGTTGCGCTGGCAGAAGAATGGGCAATGA
- a CDS encoding GGDEF domain-containing protein — MKGIIYLKTTVRNVLKLVLPFLLMAAAYYFYEETRTLARAQLDIIELSPYVIFAVGAVISWKFNRSREFFNFIVLALALASIEYLPGMAKPSFPIAANDIYTLISLMIPLNIGLFSLFRERGILSLWGVLRIGMILSQMLIAIWLLRPEQGGFLSLITKDMLPVSLTSITAVSQLSVSIFLTALVLLITRQVKYKTSQDIAFIAVLCALFYVLHENRDPMMYVVFFAASGIVLVTSIIQDSYSMAFTDELTGLPSRRALKQDMMKLGMNYVIAMLDIDHFKKFNDTYGHDTGDEALKLVASVIKDVTGGGKSYRYGGEEFTILFPGKSVQDALPHLEQLREQIAKRPFTLRNRKGRGKSKSRRKTRNSRAGKQIYITVSIGLAQKSEKHKKPDAVMKSADTALYRAKKKGRNCVSK; from the coding sequence ATGAAGGGAATCATTTACTTGAAGACTACGGTTCGGAACGTCCTTAAGCTTGTTCTCCCATTTCTATTAATGGCTGCGGCCTATTATTTCTATGAGGAAACCCGTACGCTGGCACGGGCGCAGCTGGATATTATCGAGCTGTCCCCCTATGTGATCTTTGCCGTGGGCGCTGTGATCTCGTGGAAATTCAACCGGAGCAGGGAATTTTTTAACTTCATCGTACTTGCCCTTGCTTTGGCGTCCATCGAATATTTGCCCGGTATGGCGAAGCCTTCTTTCCCGATCGCTGCGAACGATATTTATACGCTGATCTCCTTAATGATTCCGCTAAACATCGGTCTGTTCTCTTTATTTAGGGAGCGGGGAATACTGAGTCTATGGGGAGTGCTCCGCATCGGAATGATCCTCTCCCAGATGTTGATTGCGATATGGCTGCTGCGTCCCGAGCAAGGCGGTTTTCTTTCTTTGATCACAAAAGACATGCTTCCTGTCAGCCTTACTTCTATTACAGCAGTAAGTCAGCTGTCCGTCAGCATCTTCCTGACCGCTCTAGTCCTGCTCATCACGAGGCAGGTCAAATACAAAACGTCCCAGGATATCGCGTTTATTGCCGTGTTGTGCGCTTTGTTCTATGTGCTGCACGAGAACCGCGACCCGATGATGTATGTGGTGTTTTTTGCTGCTTCCGGCATTGTTCTGGTGACTTCGATCATCCAGGATTCGTATTCGATGGCATTTACGGATGAGCTCACAGGTCTGCCTTCGCGGCGGGCCTTGAAGCAGGATATGATGAAGCTGGGCATGAACTATGTCATCGCCATGCTGGATATCGATCATTTCAAGAAGTTTAACGATACTTATGGACATGACACAGGAGACGAGGCGCTGAAGCTGGTGGCTTCGGTCATTAAGGATGTGACGGGCGGCGGGAAATCCTACCGCTACGGCGGCGAGGAGTTCACGATACTCTTTCCGGGGAAAAGCGTGCAGGATGCGCTGCCGCATCTGGAGCAGCTGAGGGAGCAAATAGCCAAACGGCCGTTCACCCTGCGTAATCGCAAAGGGAGGGGCAAGAGCAAGTCCCGGCGCAAAACTCGAAACAGCAGAGCCGGGAAACAAATTTACATCACCGTGAGCATCGGCTTAGCTCAAAAAAGCGAGAAGCACAAGAAGCCGGATGCCGTCATGAAGTCGGCGGACACGGCCTTGTACCGCGCCAAGAAAAAGGGCCGGAACTGTGTGAGCAAATAG
- a CDS encoding alpha/beta hydrolase, with the protein MPPKVKKRLKIAVTIVFALLLLAAGAFYVYTLDYYRADEAALQAMAGEENSIVTKDKMWIFYPEQQASDTALIFYPGGKVEAAAYAPLLKQLSQQGITCVLMQMPFNLAVFDMNAADRVFEQLPEVKHWYIGGHSLGGAMAGSYAGKNAGRFEGMILLGAYPVGATELPTLAIYGSEDMILNTAKLEDTLNQHVIEGGNHAYFGNYGEQDGDGAASITREEQQRQAVENIMAFILDEEKR; encoded by the coding sequence ATGCCACCGAAAGTAAAAAAACGGCTCAAGATCGCGGTAACCATCGTCTTCGCATTGTTGCTCCTTGCCGCAGGAGCCTTTTATGTCTATACCCTCGATTACTATCGGGCGGATGAAGCGGCGTTGCAAGCTATGGCTGGCGAAGAGAACAGCATTGTTACCAAGGATAAAATGTGGATTTTCTACCCGGAGCAGCAGGCCAGCGACACGGCCCTGATCTTCTACCCTGGAGGCAAGGTAGAAGCAGCCGCATACGCCCCGCTGTTAAAACAGTTGTCTCAGCAAGGGATAACCTGCGTACTAATGCAAATGCCCTTTAATTTGGCGGTATTTGACATGAATGCCGCGGATCGCGTATTCGAGCAGCTTCCGGAGGTGAAGCACTGGTATATCGGCGGTCATTCCCTGGGCGGGGCGATGGCAGGCAGTTACGCCGGCAAGAATGCCGGCAGATTTGAAGGGATGATTCTGCTCGGCGCTTATCCCGTAGGCGCTACCGAGCTTCCGACGCTCGCTATATATGGCAGTGAGGATATGATCCTGAATACGGCCAAACTGGAAGACACTCTAAACCAGCATGTTATTGAAGGCGGAAATCACGCCTATTTCGGCAATTATGGGGAGCAGGATGGAGACGGAGCGGCGTCGATCACCAGGGAAGAGCAGCAGCGGCAGGCCGTGGAGAACATCATGGCTTTCATTTTGGATGAAGAGAAGCGCTAA
- a CDS encoding WYL domain-containing protein has product MHLFEKIFNYQIISRLEDSGTFMITSHERSWLKTMLQHPAAADAFTPVTMEKLLTLLEQDVCMDIPEHLIHKARSLEKQVYHPLLRPIRRYITQRSGIRISYELKNGRTRTEHYGFPYKLEYSMVKREWYLLWYHLRQRAFMSTRLSKIMTAAPEPIESAEVDSILENIRQTLESRKSEAVIQIVREYNSELSRILYAFSCFEKDVHYDAGTDTYHVRVCVLGDEVEYLLSKIRFLGKRVLVVEGDYLKKRMLESSTKALERYGVVNTNNENK; this is encoded by the coding sequence ATGCATCTGTTTGAGAAAATTTTTAATTACCAGATCATTTCCCGGCTCGAAGACTCCGGTACATTTATGATTACCTCGCACGAACGATCTTGGCTGAAGACGATGCTCCAGCACCCTGCAGCGGCAGATGCCTTCACTCCCGTGACAATGGAGAAGCTGCTTACCCTGCTTGAGCAGGACGTCTGCATGGATATCCCCGAGCATCTCATCCACAAAGCCCGCAGTCTGGAGAAGCAAGTGTATCACCCGCTTCTGCGTCCTATCCGCCGATATATTACGCAGCGCAGCGGGATTCGTATCAGCTACGAGCTCAAGAACGGACGCACGCGAACGGAGCATTACGGCTTCCCCTATAAACTCGAGTACTCCATGGTCAAAAGGGAATGGTATCTGCTGTGGTATCATCTAAGACAGCGGGCATTTATGAGCACGAGGCTGAGCAAAATCATGACGGCAGCGCCCGAACCGATCGAATCTGCAGAGGTGGACAGCATCCTCGAGAACATTCGCCAGACGCTGGAATCGCGTAAATCCGAGGCCGTCATTCAAATCGTGCGCGAATATAACAGCGAATTGTCACGCATCCTTTACGCCTTCTCCTGCTTTGAGAAGGACGTTCATTATGATGCCGGGACTGACACCTACCACGTCAGAGTCTGCGTACTCGGCGACGAAGTGGAATACTTGCTCTCCAAAATTCGTTTTCTCGGCAAGAGGGTACTGGTGGTTGAAGGAGATTACTTGAAAAAACGCATGCTGGAGTCGTCAACAAAGGCGTTGGAGAGGTATGGTGTTGTAAATACGAATAACGAAAATAAGTAA
- a CDS encoding WYL domain-containing protein → MAKESFDKEIQFLRMLALTSGAYSRQQFAERLGISVHTFDKTLRRLKEIVSSMYEQLPQEQGKEFAEAIRFNYYESSDPMLLFLFRAKSLKESESHRISLLLAALNDQALTAMELMDVCCSGLDPKLPLPDEKTVRSDLKYLEEVGVIRKENAARPYRYRLHNDLVQSLSDEELYDLYDFVDVMANTQVPSVQGYLLRDGLKKHLQRNDAGKHVIEPFLYKYHFYSRILDEAHLFTLLSAIRSRRKVQFLYFSPKAEKSYTSRNTNPLFERESKGSLVQTLPLKVVYDHQYGRWYMLSSSRDGIRKYRMEGMTQIEETVAVSPDVFEAKRTELEDKLRYSWLIDTGRPIKVRARFFNPGSFEPNFVKERVLLQGQWGVIMEEDEHSFIYEITVNGTTEIKPWLRSFGSSCEILEPAYFRQQMIDEWKEIQAYYASV, encoded by the coding sequence ATGGCCAAAGAAAGCTTTGATAAAGAAATCCAGTTTCTGCGCATGCTGGCGCTCACCAGCGGGGCCTACAGCAGGCAGCAATTCGCGGAGCGGTTAGGCATCTCCGTACATACCTTCGATAAGACGCTGCGGCGGCTGAAGGAAATCGTCAGCTCGATGTATGAACAGCTGCCACAGGAGCAGGGGAAGGAATTCGCAGAGGCGATCCGCTTCAACTATTACGAATCCAGCGACCCGATGCTGCTCTTCCTCTTTCGGGCCAAATCCCTGAAGGAATCTGAATCGCACAGGATCTCACTGCTGCTGGCCGCTTTGAATGACCAAGCCTTGACTGCAATGGAGCTAATGGACGTTTGCTGCAGCGGGCTCGATCCCAAGCTGCCCTTGCCTGACGAGAAAACGGTCCGTTCTGATTTAAAGTACCTGGAAGAGGTTGGCGTCATCCGCAAGGAGAACGCAGCGCGCCCCTACCGCTACCGCCTCCATAACGATCTGGTTCAGTCCCTGTCGGACGAGGAACTCTATGATTTATACGACTTCGTCGATGTGATGGCCAACACGCAGGTTCCCTCAGTTCAAGGTTATCTGCTGCGCGATGGACTAAAAAAGCATCTGCAGCGAAACGATGCCGGTAAGCATGTGATCGAGCCGTTTTTATATAAATATCATTTTTACTCGCGAATTCTGGACGAGGCCCATTTGTTCACCTTGCTCAGCGCCATACGCAGCCGCCGCAAGGTGCAGTTCCTGTATTTCTCGCCAAAAGCGGAGAAAAGCTATACCTCCCGGAACACGAACCCGCTGTTCGAACGGGAGTCGAAAGGCAGCCTGGTGCAGACCCTTCCGCTCAAGGTGGTCTACGACCATCAATACGGCCGGTGGTATATGCTGTCAAGCAGCAGGGACGGCATCCGTAAATACCGGATGGAAGGGATGACGCAAATCGAAGAGACGGTAGCCGTCTCCCCGGATGTCTTTGAGGCCAAACGAACTGAATTGGAGGACAAACTCCGGTATAGCTGGCTAATTGACACCGGCCGTCCCATAAAGGTGCGGGCCCGCTTCTTCAATCCGGGAAGCTTTGAACCGAACTTCGTGAAGGAACGCGTGCTGCTGCAGGGACAGTGGGGGGTAATCATGGAGGAAGACGAGCATTCTTTTATTTATGAAATTACGGTTAACGGGACGACGGAGATCAAGCCGTGGCTGCGCAGCTTCGGGTCGAGCTGCGAAATTCTCGAACCGGCCTATTTCCGGCAGCAAATGATTGACGAGTGGAAGGAGATTCAGGCGTACTATGCATCTGTTTGA
- a CDS encoding nucleotidyltransferase domain-containing protein, whose amino-acid sequence MSEQRQQILAQLRQIEREEQVRIIYACESGSRAWGFPSKDSDYDVRFIYVRPVDWYLSIFEKRDVIERPISDLLDINGWDLKKALNLFRKSNPPLLEWLQSPIVYMEEGSAAEQIRELSALTFSPKACMYHYLHMAEGNYREYLQGERVKIKKYFYVLRPVLACEWIEKYGTMPPIEFTALTDELLPARSELKAAVDSLLIRKKAGDEMDYEPQIGPINAFLDQKIQYYREVAKGKSSSADGQNTQLDELFRKLLKETWK is encoded by the coding sequence ATGTCTGAGCAGCGGCAGCAAATATTGGCGCAATTACGGCAAATCGAGCGAGAGGAGCAGGTGCGGATTATATATGCCTGCGAATCGGGGAGCCGGGCGTGGGGCTTTCCTTCAAAGGACAGCGATTATGATGTAAGATTCATATATGTCAGACCGGTGGACTGGTATTTATCGATTTTTGAAAAAAGGGATGTCATCGAGCGCCCGATCAGCGATCTGCTCGACATTAACGGCTGGGATCTGAAAAAAGCTCTGAACTTGTTCCGCAAATCGAATCCGCCCTTGCTGGAATGGCTGCAATCGCCCATTGTATATATGGAGGAGGGTTCGGCGGCAGAGCAAATCCGTGAGCTCTCAGCGCTAACCTTCTCGCCTAAGGCCTGCATGTATCACTATTTGCATATGGCGGAGGGGAACTATCGCGAGTATTTGCAGGGAGAACGGGTGAAGATCAAGAAGTATTTTTATGTGCTTCGGCCGGTGCTGGCCTGCGAGTGGATTGAGAAATACGGTACGATGCCGCCGATCGAATTCACGGCGCTTACGGATGAGCTATTGCCGGCGAGAAGCGAGTTGAAGGCGGCCGTCGACAGTCTGCTGATTCGAAAAAAAGCTGGCGATGAAATGGACTATGAGCCGCAAATCGGTCCGATCAATGCATTTTTGGATCAGAAGATACAGTATTACAGGGAAGTTGCCAAAGGCAAGTCTTCCTCCGCAGACGGGCAGAACACCCAGCTTGACGAGCTGTTCCGGAAATTGTTAAAGGAAACCTGGAAATAG